Proteins encoded together in one Centropristis striata isolate RG_2023a ecotype Rhode Island chromosome 6, C.striata_1.0, whole genome shotgun sequence window:
- the LOC131973027 gene encoding E3 ubiquitin-protein ligase TRIM65-like — protein MACSKELFNCSICLDLLKEPVRITCGHSYCKKCISAYWDTNKRKRDTDRYSCPQCREPFSPRTGEEHTLKKHNLIQASSRIKESICVRHDKLLEIFCRTDQQFICLLCRMEEHRGHDTVTVAAEQRAKQIELDWTQQEIADRVLNSKAKIAELKQAADSIRDAAYEACDDFEQLCEEHIRSVEKKCSEMREKIGGAEKAGLDRTNSRLKKLEREVLELTRQKNKRNQLLLTDDPIQFLQGFQALGDLPESTHSHERRDLTEFVSAQTDKLKNMCNKEKKELFSHSENNKVSLPVLKTTSRKYHLTKHKDSTVEVDPNTIAACLCLSNRNREMSWGETSQAHPDHPARFTVYPQALCKNKLTYSHYWEVEWDGGSVDLAVSYKRIERKGSGNYCRFGHNKISWKLTCTSSGCTFWHNNLHKGQIPPVLSRRVGIHLEYDEGTLSFYSVSDSDTLKVLHQIRTTFTEPLYPGFSVDLGSTLKICNI, from the exons ATGGCTTGCAGTAAGGAACTTTTCAACTGCTCCATCTGCTTAGACTTACTTAAGGAACCTGTGAGGATCACTTGTGGACACAGTTATTGTAAGAAATGCATCAGTGCCTACTGGgatacaaataaaagaaagagagataCAGATAGATACAGCTGTCCCCAGTGCAGGGAGCCTTTCTCCCCAAGGACCGGAGAGgaacacactttaaaaaaacacaatctgaTTCAAGCCTCTTCAAGGATCAAAGAGAGCATCTGTGTCCGTCATGACAAACTTCTGGAGATTTTCTGCCGCACTGATCAGCAGTTCATATGCCTGCTGTGTAGGATGGAGGAGCACCGAGGCCATGACACGGTGACAGTGGCAGCAGAACAGCGTGCAAAACAG ATTGAACTGGATTGGACCCAACAGGAAATTGCTGACAGAGTGCTGAATTCAAAGGCGAAAATAGCGGAACTGAAGCAGGCTGCAGACTCTATAAGA GACGCTGCATATGAGGCATGCGATGACTTTGAGCAACTGTGTGAGGAACACATCCGCTCTGTGGAGAAGAAGTGCTCTGAGATGAGAGAGAAAATTGGAGGTGCAGAGAAAGCTGGACTGGACCGGACCAACAGTCGTCTCAAGAAACTGGAGCGTGAAGTGTTAGAGCTGAcgaggcaaaaaaacaaacgcaATCAGCTTTTACTAACAGATGACCCCATTCAGTTTCTGCAG GGTTTCCAGGCCCTGGGTGACCTCCCTGAGTCCACACACTCACATGAACGACGCGACCTGACAGAGTTTGTCTCTGCACAGACAGATAAACTGAAAAACATGtgcaacaaagaaaagaaagaattatTCAGTCATTCTGAAAATAATAAAG TGTCATTGCCAGTGCTCAAAACTACATCAAGGAAATACCATCTGACCAAACATAAGG ACTCCACAGTGGAGGTGGATCCCAACACTATAGCTGCATGTCTTTGCTtgtcaaacagaaacagagagatgtCATGGGGTGAGACTAGCCAGGCTCATCCTGATCACCCTGCCAGATTCACCGTCTACCCTCAGGCTTTGTGCAAAAACAAGCTTACGTACAGCCActactgggaggtggagtgggATGGTGGCAGTGTTGATTTAGCTGTGTCGTACAAACGCATTGAAAGAAAGGGTTCAGGGAATTATTGCCGTTTTGGCCACAATAAGATCTCCTGGAAATTAACCTGCACTTCATCTGGCTGCACGTTTTGGCACAATAATCTTCACAAAGGCCAGATTCCTCCGGTTCTCTCCCGCAGAGTGGGCATACACCTCGAATACGATGAAGGAACGCTGAGCTTCTACAGTGTTTCTGATTCTGACACGCTGAAAGTGTTGCACCAAATCAGGACCACCTTCACTGAACCTCTGTATCCTGGGTTTTCTGTTGATTTAGGCTCAACACTGAAAATATGCAACATCTGA